From Polynucleobacter sp. JS-JIR-II-b4, a single genomic window includes:
- a CDS encoding PhaM family polyhydroxyalkanoate granule multifunctional regulatory protein yields MFGTIPEFNQSLDMFKTMWGQGAAGQAGQFPFTADASKAAGGFASAFPGLDVDELEKRIKDLKSVENWLNLNLNILKSTIQGLEVQHATMMALKSFGDAVSAASSAASSTSTPKEESKTKTTSAKPRKTATRRPRKAGDATFLDEVGNSDEQ; encoded by the coding sequence ATGTTTGGAACCATTCCAGAATTCAATCAAAGCCTAGATATGTTTAAAACCATGTGGGGACAAGGTGCTGCAGGTCAGGCTGGACAGTTCCCCTTCACGGCAGACGCCTCTAAGGCTGCTGGCGGCTTTGCTTCGGCTTTTCCTGGCTTGGATGTGGATGAGCTTGAAAAACGCATTAAAGACCTGAAAAGCGTTGAAAACTGGCTCAATTTGAACCTCAACATCCTCAAATCGACGATTCAGGGTCTAGAAGTTCAGCATGCCACCATGATGGCACTCAAATCCTTTGGCGATGCTGTATCTGCAGCTAGCTCAGCAGCCAGCTCAACAAGCACCCCAAAGGAAGAATCTAAGACTAAAACGACTAGTGCTAAACCACGGAAAACCGCAACACGCCGTCCTCGCAAAGCTGGCGACGCAACTTTCCTCGACGAAGTAGGTAATTCAGATGAGCAATAG
- a CDS encoding MDR family oxidoreductase yields the protein MFKAILVNKDDQGYRAELAQVDEAKLPEGDVRVKVLYSTLNYKDGLAITGKGPVVRSFPMVPGIDFAGEVMESTSSDFKTGDMVLLNGWGVGEGHWGGLGQQARVKADWLIPLPKGFTAKQALAIGTAGYTAMLCVMALQKHGLKPSDGEVLVTGAAGGVGSFAITLLSKLGFTVVASTGRMAEADYLKKLGATEVIDRATLSAPGKPLAKERWAAVVDSVGSHTLANACAQTKSDGAVAACGLAQGMDFPSSVAPFILRGVTLYGINSVTVPRAKRIAAYEQLSKLVDLKTLDEISHEITLEESIKYAQELMAGNVRGRLIVDVNK from the coding sequence ATGTTTAAAGCAATATTGGTAAATAAGGATGATCAAGGGTATCGCGCAGAATTAGCCCAAGTTGATGAGGCTAAGCTCCCAGAAGGCGATGTTCGCGTAAAGGTCCTATATTCCACTCTCAATTACAAGGATGGCCTGGCTATCACCGGCAAAGGCCCGGTGGTTCGCAGCTTCCCAATGGTGCCTGGCATCGATTTTGCTGGTGAAGTAATGGAGAGCACCAGTTCCGACTTCAAGACTGGCGATATGGTGCTTCTTAATGGCTGGGGAGTTGGGGAAGGGCATTGGGGTGGCTTAGGACAGCAGGCCCGTGTGAAGGCCGATTGGTTGATTCCACTGCCCAAGGGGTTTACTGCGAAACAAGCATTAGCCATTGGCACTGCCGGTTATACCGCCATGCTCTGCGTCATGGCACTACAAAAGCATGGGCTTAAGCCAAGTGATGGTGAGGTTCTGGTCACCGGTGCTGCGGGCGGCGTTGGCAGCTTTGCCATCACCCTTCTCAGCAAGCTAGGTTTTACTGTTGTCGCGAGCACTGGCCGTATGGCTGAAGCGGATTACCTGAAGAAATTGGGTGCAACTGAAGTAATTGATCGCGCTACCTTATCTGCTCCTGGCAAGCCATTGGCAAAAGAACGATGGGCTGCAGTAGTTGATAGTGTGGGTAGTCATACCTTGGCTAATGCGTGCGCGCAGACCAAGAGCGATGGTGCAGTAGCTGCTTGTGGACTGGCTCAAGGCATGGATTTTCCTTCTAGTGTTGCACCATTTATTTTGCGCGGAGTGACTTTGTACGGCATTAATAGTGTGACTGTGCCACGTGCAAAACGCATTGCCGCCTATGAGCAGTTGAGTAAGTTAGTGGATCTGAAAACCTTAGATGAAATCTCTCATGAGATTACGCTTGAGGAGTCAATCAAATACGCGCAAGAATTAATGGCGGGTAATGTACGTGGACGGTTGATTGTCGACGTCAATAAATGA
- a CDS encoding MBL fold metallo-hydrolase — MNTQNKASAEATIHYPLGDALPEVGSSIEVAPGVRWIRMRLPFALDHINLWLLRDEIDGVVGWTIVDCGIANDETRASWEQVFATQLEGLPVLRVIVTHMHPDHVGLSQWLCQKWNVPMWISMTDYLTAQWLSCKEGGAAVGSRAGSGGSADHFQRHGLTTTEDLEKIRGRSNYYSNMVPGVPRQYRRIIDGESILIGGHAWQVIMGYGHAPEHASLFCKDLGVLISGDMLLPRISTNVSVYDADPDADPLGLYLDSIEKYLVLPEHALVLPSHGKPFTGIRPRVAQLKAHHDDRLADTLAACKKPAHAREIVPVLFKRELDIHQLTFAMGEAIAHLNYLLRRGKLRRQLCEDGVLRFSVV, encoded by the coding sequence ATGAATACTCAAAACAAAGCCAGTGCTGAAGCTACAATTCATTATCCCTTAGGAGATGCTCTTCCGGAAGTGGGTAGCAGCATCGAGGTTGCGCCAGGTGTTCGCTGGATCAGAATGCGTCTGCCCTTTGCTTTAGATCACATCAATCTTTGGCTGCTGCGCGACGAAATTGATGGTGTTGTGGGTTGGACGATTGTGGACTGCGGTATTGCTAATGATGAGACAAGAGCTTCATGGGAGCAAGTGTTTGCTACTCAGCTTGAAGGCTTACCAGTCTTGCGCGTGATAGTGACGCATATGCATCCTGACCATGTGGGGCTGTCCCAATGGCTCTGTCAAAAATGGAATGTCCCTATGTGGATTTCCATGACGGATTACTTAACTGCGCAATGGTTAAGTTGTAAAGAGGGGGGTGCTGCAGTTGGGTCACGGGCTGGCAGCGGTGGTTCCGCAGATCATTTTCAAAGACATGGTTTAACAACTACTGAAGATTTAGAAAAAATTCGCGGGCGCTCCAATTACTACAGCAATATGGTGCCTGGAGTGCCACGTCAATACCGCCGCATTATTGATGGCGAGTCTATTTTGATTGGTGGTCATGCGTGGCAAGTCATCATGGGCTATGGGCACGCGCCTGAGCATGCTTCATTGTTTTGTAAAGATCTTGGAGTGTTGATTTCTGGAGATATGTTGTTGCCCCGCATTTCTACTAATGTGAGTGTTTATGATGCTGACCCAGATGCAGATCCGCTAGGCTTATATCTTGACTCTATTGAAAAATATTTAGTGTTGCCTGAGCATGCATTGGTACTGCCTTCACATGGCAAACCATTTACTGGAATTAGGCCGCGCGTTGCGCAACTCAAAGCGCATCATGATGATCGCTTGGCGGATACTTTGGCCGCATGTAAAAAACCGGCACATGCTAGGGAGATTGTGCCGGTCTTGTTTAAGCGTGAATTAGATATTCATCAACTCACATTTGCAATGGGTGAGGCTATTGCTCATCTGAATTACCTACTTCGTCGAGGAAAGTTGCGTCGCCAGCTTTGCGAGGACGGCGTGTTGCGGTTTTCCGTGGTTTAG
- a CDS encoding DUF1289 domain-containing protein: protein MTTVPSPCINWCDINPENGYCRGCYRTLTEIADWSDLTNPEKLEVWTQLPSRKPQAPQ, encoded by the coding sequence TTGACAACAGTTCCATCGCCTTGCATTAATTGGTGTGACATTAATCCTGAAAATGGTTACTGTCGTGGCTGCTATCGTACCTTGACTGAAATTGCTGATTGGTCAGATCTCACGAATCCTGAGAAGCTTGAGGTTTGGACGCAACTTCCAAGTCGCAAACCCCAAGCACCACAGTAA
- a CDS encoding homocysteine S-methyltransferase family protein: MQSNGLSQPYTRGQKLPELLKQRILILDGAMGTMIQQYKLTEADYRGLPGNARFADHPGDIKGNNELLVLTQPQIISKIHEQYLDAGADIIETNTFGATSVAQEDYKMAGLAREMNEVSAKLARAACEKYSTPERPRFAAGAIGPTPKTASISPDVNDPGARNVTFDALRASYREQIEGLFAGGVDLFLVETIFDTLNAKAALFALDEFFEETGERLPVMISGTVTDASGRILSGQTVEAFWNSLRHIKPLTFGLNCALGAALMRPYIAELARICDAAVSCYPNAGLPNPMSDTGFDETPEITSSLVDGFAKDGLVNLVGGCCGTTPDHIRAIANAVAKRKPRAFYRENAEISA; this comes from the coding sequence ATGCAATCTAATGGTTTGTCCCAGCCCTATACCCGCGGTCAAAAGCTTCCCGAGCTATTAAAGCAGCGCATCCTCATTTTGGATGGCGCCATGGGCACCATGATTCAGCAATATAAGTTAACTGAGGCTGACTATCGCGGTTTGCCGGGAAATGCCCGATTTGCCGATCATCCTGGCGATATCAAAGGTAACAATGAGCTCTTAGTTTTGACTCAGCCGCAAATTATTAGCAAGATCCATGAGCAATATTTGGATGCTGGCGCAGACATTATTGAAACCAATACTTTTGGTGCAACCTCAGTGGCGCAAGAGGACTACAAAATGGCTGGCTTGGCTCGTGAGATGAATGAAGTCTCTGCCAAATTAGCGCGCGCAGCTTGTGAAAAATACAGCACCCCAGAAAGACCGCGTTTTGCTGCGGGCGCGATTGGGCCTACACCAAAGACTGCGAGCATTTCACCAGATGTTAATGATCCAGGTGCGCGCAATGTAACCTTTGATGCATTGCGTGCTTCGTATCGTGAGCAGATTGAAGGTTTATTTGCGGGTGGCGTCGATTTATTTTTGGTTGAAACCATTTTCGATACGCTCAATGCCAAAGCAGCATTGTTTGCCCTCGACGAATTTTTTGAAGAGACTGGTGAGCGTTTACCGGTAATGATTTCTGGAACGGTGACTGATGCATCTGGACGTATTTTGTCAGGCCAAACAGTTGAGGCATTCTGGAATAGTTTGCGTCACATTAAGCCGCTCACTTTTGGCTTGAACTGTGCCTTAGGCGCTGCTTTAATGCGCCCATATATTGCAGAGCTAGCAAGAATTTGCGATGCGGCAGTGTCTTGTTACCCCAATGCGGGTTTGCCTAATCCGATGAGTGATACGGGCTTTGATGAGACCCCAGAAATCACTTCTAGCCTAGTAGATGGTTTTGCTAAAGATGGCTTAGTAAATTTGGTAGGTGGCTGCTGCGGTACGACACCTGATCATATTCGTGCAATTGCGAATGCCGTTGCTAAGCGTAAGCCACGTGCCTTCTATCGCGAAAATGCGGAGATATCAGCATGA
- a CDS encoding DUF1840 domain-containing protein, translating to MIYQFRSKAGPDVIMLADLTKRIFDILGRPLEPRGILTVEQLPDLITALETAILKDLEERAKTNDESEKGAEKPKLADRLGQRAYPFLELMKQSKAKDEPVMWGV from the coding sequence ATGATCTATCAATTTCGCTCAAAGGCTGGTCCAGATGTCATCATGCTGGCGGATCTGACTAAACGAATTTTTGATATTTTGGGGCGCCCCCTAGAGCCTCGCGGAATTTTGACCGTTGAGCAACTGCCAGACCTCATCACTGCTCTAGAAACTGCCATCCTCAAAGATCTTGAGGAGCGGGCTAAAACAAATGACGAGTCCGAGAAGGGCGCTGAGAAGCCTAAGCTGGCTGATCGCCTTGGACAGCGAGCCTACCCATTCCTGGAGTTAATGAAGCAGTCCAAAGCTAAGGACGAACCCGTTATGTGGGGTGTTTAA
- the metH gene encoding methionine synthase yields MSKIEKKVMPAMKLSGLEPFNVTSDVGFVNIGERTNVTGSKAFSRMILNNQFDEALVVARQQVENGAQVIDINMDEAMLDSEAAMTRFLNLIASEPDIARVPIMIDSSKWSVIEAGLKCIQGKPIVNSISLKEGEESFRKQARLIRRYGAASVVMAFDEVGQADTFKRKTEICQRCYEILVNEIGFPAEDIIFDPNIFAIATGIEEHDNYAVDFINATRWIKENLPGAKVSGGVSNVSFSFRGNDRVREAIHTVFLYHAIQAGMDMGIVNAGQLGVYADLDPELRERVEDVVLNRFKEKDGKTPTERLLDIADQFKGGGAKQVENLVWREAPVRERLTHALVHGITTFIEEDTEDLRAEIMGAGGRPIEVIEGPLMDGMNVVGDLFGAGKMFLPQVVKSARVMKQAVAILIPYIEEEKRQHIAAGGEAKAKGKIVMATVKGDVHDIGKNIVTVVLQCNNFEVANMGVMVPCAEILKRAKEENADIVGLSGLITPSLEEMTYVAQEMQRDDWFRERQIPLMIGGATTSRVHTAVKIAPHYDGPVVYVPDASRSVSVASSLLSDESAKKFIQDLRDDYVRIREQHANKKAAPTISLAAARKNREMIDWSAYVPEKPKFIGRRIFKNFALSDIAKYIDWTPFFQTWDLAGKFPAILDDEVVGVEARKVFADAQALLDKLIKGQWLQADAVVAFYPANTVGDDIVLYSDEAREHPLFVWHNLRQQSERPVVEGVRRPNRCLADYVAPKDSGVADYLGCFAVTTGHGVEKKVAEFQAKHDDYSAIMLKALADRLAEAFAELMHHRVRTDLWGYATDEILTNDQMINEEYRGIRPAPGYPACPAHEVKEDLLRVIGSEDIGMTLTESMAMNPASSVSGFYLAHPDARYFNVGKLSDDQVEDLAKRRGQSIEDTRRQLASLID; encoded by the coding sequence ATGAGCAAGATAGAGAAAAAAGTAATGCCAGCGATGAAGCTTTCTGGCCTTGAGCCATTTAACGTGACCTCTGATGTTGGCTTCGTCAACATCGGTGAGCGTACGAACGTCACAGGCTCAAAAGCATTTTCCAGAATGATTTTGAATAATCAATTTGATGAGGCGCTCGTTGTGGCGCGTCAGCAGGTTGAGAATGGCGCACAAGTCATCGACATTAATATGGATGAAGCGATGTTAGATTCTGAGGCGGCGATGACACGCTTCCTTAATTTGATCGCCTCTGAGCCTGATATTGCACGTGTTCCTATCATGATCGATTCCTCCAAGTGGAGTGTGATTGAAGCAGGTTTGAAGTGCATTCAAGGTAAGCCAATTGTGAACTCGATCTCCTTAAAAGAGGGTGAAGAGTCTTTCAGAAAACAAGCGCGTTTAATTCGTCGTTATGGTGCTGCTTCTGTAGTGATGGCTTTTGATGAGGTAGGGCAAGCCGATACCTTTAAGCGTAAGACAGAAATCTGTCAGCGCTGCTATGAGATCTTAGTGAATGAAATTGGCTTTCCAGCTGAAGACATTATTTTTGATCCAAATATTTTTGCAATCGCTACTGGTATTGAAGAGCACGACAACTATGCGGTCGACTTTATTAATGCCACCCGCTGGATTAAAGAAAACCTACCGGGTGCTAAGGTTAGCGGCGGCGTTTCTAATGTGAGCTTCTCATTCCGCGGTAATGACCGTGTTCGTGAAGCAATTCATACGGTGTTCCTGTATCACGCCATTCAAGCTGGCATGGATATGGGCATTGTGAATGCAGGTCAGTTGGGCGTTTACGCCGATTTAGATCCTGAGTTGCGTGAGCGTGTTGAGGATGTTGTTCTCAATCGCTTTAAAGAAAAAGATGGCAAAACACCTACCGAGCGTTTGCTCGATATTGCCGATCAATTTAAAGGTGGCGGCGCTAAGCAGGTCGAGAACCTAGTGTGGCGTGAAGCCCCTGTACGTGAGCGTCTAACGCATGCCCTGGTGCATGGCATTACTACTTTTATTGAAGAAGATACCGAAGATTTACGAGCTGAAATTATGGGCGCTGGTGGCAGGCCCATTGAAGTTATTGAGGGCCCGCTGATGGACGGCATGAATGTCGTGGGCGACTTGTTTGGTGCGGGCAAGATGTTCTTACCTCAAGTAGTTAAAAGTGCGCGTGTGATGAAGCAAGCAGTTGCCATCTTGATTCCGTACATCGAAGAAGAAAAGCGTCAACATATTGCAGCAGGTGGCGAAGCTAAGGCTAAGGGCAAGATCGTCATGGCTACTGTGAAGGGCGACGTTCACGATATTGGTAAAAATATTGTGACCGTTGTTCTGCAATGCAATAACTTTGAAGTAGCCAATATGGGTGTGATGGTTCCTTGTGCAGAGATTCTCAAGCGTGCCAAAGAAGAGAATGCGGACATTGTCGGCTTATCTGGCCTGATTACGCCTTCGCTAGAAGAGATGACTTATGTTGCACAAGAAATGCAACGTGATGATTGGTTCCGCGAGCGCCAAATCCCATTGATGATTGGTGGTGCAACAACTTCACGCGTTCATACAGCAGTGAAGATTGCCCCACACTACGATGGCCCTGTGGTGTATGTACCTGACGCATCTCGTTCAGTTTCAGTAGCTTCCAGCTTGCTGTCCGATGAAAGTGCCAAGAAATTTATTCAAGATTTACGCGATGACTATGTGCGTATTCGTGAGCAACATGCGAACAAGAAAGCGGCGCCAACAATTTCTTTGGCTGCAGCCCGTAAAAATCGCGAGATGATTGATTGGTCTGCATATGTTCCAGAGAAGCCGAAGTTTATTGGCCGTCGCATATTTAAAAACTTTGCACTGAGTGATATTGCTAAATACATCGACTGGACGCCTTTCTTTCAGACCTGGGATTTAGCGGGAAAGTTTCCGGCGATCTTGGATGATGAAGTGGTTGGTGTTGAAGCACGCAAAGTCTTTGCAGACGCCCAAGCCTTGCTTGATAAGCTGATTAAGGGGCAATGGCTACAAGCAGATGCAGTAGTGGCCTTCTATCCTGCTAATACCGTTGGCGACGATATCGTTTTATATAGCGATGAAGCACGCGAGCACCCTTTGTTTGTTTGGCATAACTTGCGACAGCAGTCCGAGCGCCCTGTTGTAGAGGGTGTTCGCAGACCTAATCGTTGTTTGGCAGACTATGTTGCGCCAAAGGACTCCGGCGTGGCTGATTACCTGGGTTGTTTTGCAGTGACCACCGGTCATGGTGTTGAAAAGAAAGTGGCTGAGTTTCAAGCAAAACATGATGACTACAGTGCCATTATGTTAAAGGCCCTAGCTGACCGCTTAGCAGAAGCTTTTGCTGAGCTCATGCACCATCGTGTGCGTACAGACTTATGGGGCTATGCAACAGACGAGATTTTGACCAATGACCAAATGATCAATGAAGAGTACCGCGGTATTCGTCCGGCACCTGGTTACCCGGCCTGCCCTGCACATGAAGTTAAAGAGGATTTATTACGGGTAATTGGCTCTGAAGATATTGGCATGACTCTGACCGAGTCAATGGCCATGAATCCAGCTTCAAGTGTGAGCGGTTTCTATTTGGCTCATCCGGATGCGCGCTACTTTAATGTGGGCAAGCTATCGGATGATCAGGTTGAAGACTTAGCCAAACGCCGCGGTCAAAGTATTGAAGATACCCGTCGCCAGCTAGCGAGCTTGATAGATTAA